The proteins below are encoded in one region of Deltaproteobacteria bacterium:
- a CDS encoding zinc-binding dehydrogenase — DDLAAGRIRAVVHRVLPLADAAEAHRALAASEHFGKIVLTP, encoded by the coding sequence GACGACCTCGCCGCGGGCCGCATCCGCGCCGTCGTGCACCGCGTGCTCCCGCTCGCCGACGCCGCGGAAGCACACCGCGCGCTCGCCGCGAGCGAGCACTTCGGGAAGATCGT